A stretch of the Fusarium musae strain F31 chromosome 2, whole genome shotgun sequence genome encodes the following:
- a CDS encoding hypothetical protein (EggNog:ENOG41), giving the protein MGDHTEKHIHFEDGRNREYDGSSDEDCKAVEVVFDPGNPYRRKSSMVASEIKAPVMRHPSRRDECLVHQFLDSQRRAKDAASSASEPESEPSIGSNPPSYLSNNPNPSHATFHKALNGDHIEAVRDDSLDSIVDPKYQKKCRAVVEPGSMEHSGQADQQAWTQQMTKSMSDVDLSGYQDDVRSRLLTKQQLSDMAWGVRELSRRLSSMRLRFKVKSIFILTKIYDQDLIPKTRELVKWLLQHNHEVAYTVYVQDKLKANKKFDVSGLIDEVSKEYLDKGDVNEQAVKETLNRRLRYWDENMCRTRPHTFDFVISLGGDGTVLYASWLFQRIVPPVLSFALGSLGFLTKFDFEDYQQTLLTAFTKGVTVSLRLRFEGTVMRSQPRKRAQISKGSEEEEEQSRDLVEELIGEEREDEHTHRPDGTFEILNEVVVDRGPNPSENPRVNVTPAGDVLMYILAMSTTEIFGDDEHFTSVLADGICVSTPTGSTAYNLAAGGSLCHPENPVMLVTSICAHTLSFRPIILPDTIVLRVGVPYSARTASWASFDGRERVELKPGDYVTISASRFPFASVQAEGRRSEDWVNSISGKLGWNTRQKQKSYKEWEK; this is encoded by the exons ATGGGAGACCACACGGAGAAACATATTCACTTTGAAGATGGTCGCAATCGTGAATACGATGGGAGTTCTGACGAGGACTGCAAGGCAGTAGAG GTCGTCTTCGATCCCGGAAACCCATATCGTCGCAAAAGCTCAATGGTTGCCTCAGAGATCAAGGCGCCTGTCATGCGCCATCCTTCGCGGCGTGATGAGTGCCTAGTCCACCAGTTTCTCGACAGTCAGCGACGCGCAAAAGATGCTGCCAGCTCAGCCAGCGAGCCAGAGTCGGAACCCTCAATAGGAAGCAATCCTCCATCATACTTAAGCAACAATCCAAATCCTAGCCATGCCACCTTTCACAAGGCTCTCAATGGCGATCACATCGAAGCTGTTCGCGACGACAGCCTCGACTCGATTGTGGACCCCAAATATCAGAAGAAGTGCCGCGCTGTCGTCGAGCCTGGCAGTATGGAACACTCGGGCCAAGCTGATCAGCAGGCCTGGACTCAACAGATGACCAAAAGCATGTCCGACGTTGACCTTTCGGGTTATCAGGACGATGTGCGAAGTCGCCTTCTAACCAAGCAGCAGCTTAGCGATATGGCCTGGGGTGTACGTGAGCTAAGTCGCCGACTGAGTAGCATGCGCCTTCgattcaaggtcaagagcaTATTCATCCTCACAAAGATATATGACCAAGATCTAATCCCAAAAACACGAGAATTGGTCAAGTGGCTCCTACAGCACAATCACGAGGTCGCCTACACCGTCTATGTTCAAGACAAGCTCAAAGCAAACAAGAAGTTTGACGTCAGTGGCCTCATTGACGAGGTGAGCAAGGAATATCTTGATAAAGGGGACGTGAACGAGCAGGCAGTCAAAGAAACGCTGAACAGGCGACTCCGATATTGGGACGAGAACATGTGCAGAACACGACCTCATACTTTTGACTTTGTCATCTcacttggtggtgatggtacAGTCTTATATGCCAGCTGGCTCTTCCAGCGCATCGTACCACCTGTATTGAGTTTTGCACTAGGTAGCCTGGGTTTCTTGACCAAATTTGACTTCGAGGACTATCAGCAGACGCTCTTGACGGCCTTCACCAAGGGGGTCACAGTCAGCCTGAGGCTTCGTTTCGAAGGCACTGTCATGAGGAGTCAGCCACGCAAGAGAGCACAGATTAGCAAGGGctctgaggaggaggaggagcagtcCCGAGACTTGGTGGAAGAGCTTATAGGTGAGGAGAGGGAAGATGAGCACACGCATCGGCCGGATGGGACGTTTGAGATTCTGAATGAGGTGGTAGTGGACAGAGGACCAAACCCAAGTGAGAATCCCAGAGTAAACGTTACTCCTGCAGGAGATGTTCTAATGTATATTCTAGCAATGTCAACTACCGAGAtttttggtgatgatgagcacTTCACCTCAGTCTTAGCCGACGGTATTTGCGTATCGACACCCACAGGCTCAACGGCATATAATCTCGCCGCCGGGGGCTCCTTGTGCCACCCCGAGAACCCCGTGATGCTGGTTACGTCTATATGCGCGCACACCCTGTCATTCAGGCCTATTATCCTTCCTGACACGATTGTGCTGCGGGTCGGTGTTCCATATAGCGCAAGAACAGCTTCATGGGCGAGCTTCGATGGCCGAGAACGTGTCGAGCTCAAGCCAGGAGATTACGTGACCATCAGCGCCAGTAGATTTCCATTTGCCTCGGTGCAAGCTGAGGGACGGAGGAGTGAAGACTGGGTGAACAGTATCAGTGGAAAGTTGGGATGGAATACTAGACAAAAGCAGAAGAGTTACAAGGAGTGGGAGAAATGA
- a CDS encoding hypothetical protein (EggNog:ENOG41): MDDSSTPLASLSVTHVYYDPDDHVSLACAYLALLPQALCIVYATLVLFTREVEVALMFLGQLACEVLNFALKRLIKEERPRRIHGKGYGMPSSHAQFVAFWSVSLALFLLVRHKPPRVHRIRAASSLHRPWSVLERVAVSVAGAAIAAATAWSRVYLNYHTPKQVVVGSVAGVISALGWFIIVAAVRQTGWLKWALETPLARAFRVRDLVVEEDMCQAGWEKWEKRRAASQTIKKDR; the protein is encoded by the exons ATGGACGACAGTTCAACTCCCCTCGCTTCTCTCTCCGTCACCCACGTCTACTAC GACCCTGACGATCATGTCTCCCTCGCCTGCGCCTACCTCGCCCTCCTCCCCCAAGCCCTATGCATCGTTTACGCCACGCTCGTCCTTTTTACCCGCGAGGTCGAAGTCGCCTTGATGTTTCTCGGTCAACTTGCCTGTGAGGTGCTCAACTTTGCCTTGAAACGGCTGATTAAAGAAGAACGTCCGCGTCGCATACACGGCAAGGGCTATGGCATGCCTAGTTCCCACGCACAATTCGTTGCCTTCTGGAGTGTCTCCCTGGCTCTGTTCCTGCTTGTCCGCCACAAACCTCCCCGTGTACATCGTATTCGTGCAGCAAGTAGCTTGCACCGTCCGTGGAGCGTTCTTGAGAGAGTTGCTGTGAGTGTAGCTGGGGCGGCGATTGCGGCTGCGACGGCATGGAGCAGAGTATACTTGAACTACCACACCCCTAAACAGGTCGTCGTGGGTAGTGTTGCAGGTGTCATAAGCGCTCTCGGTTGGTTCATTATTGTTGCTGCCGTGAGGCAAACCGGCTGGCTAAAATGGGCTCTAGAGACGCCTTTGGCGAGAGCTTTCAGAGTTAGGGACCTCGTCGTTGAAGAGGACATGTGCCAGGCTGGTTGGGAGAAgtgggagaagaggagagctgCTTCTCAAACGATAAAGAAAGACAGATAG
- a CDS encoding hypothetical protein (BUSCO:EOG09260RVQ): MSSVWPPRASPDDAQPVTPIEDVTDTGEIADLAGEAEQPDLPPVPAPPTAARPPLERNSLQGAPPAAPMAPLPSNDQPSGTDSLSLQQLRHIVAEFNRADPVAYDFEYTDMGPHAEEIDEWFNYQVPQWVRLSAAQRAFKWHWQHESRSRDSWDDADNDTRARFVQTAIAGVQSNDAALRSASIGKLVYLVLGRWNETAMPNATPGDSRSVASIPQLQAIKAGVECLSSLEGLPVIWEALRSNFEVQWSGDPLGQHNSAQEAQDELMNLMTIMYVAVQETLNDPEDMSSTYGKLLELNPSMADYMFTATSKLRWDEQNAMPQTQILLLFWKSILLVFGGTKELEAIKDATNEMGDKAADKKTITASPLDYHVFRQEITSKYPAYVPPRPAIPLEADNTSLLPPLSSQVSRNNGANGIIPTPPQVHSGGTSILDQPVHIATPAPSPPPSPAVNGKGGKKQNYQTNQNFPFMYPPLDASSNFAGGKGPSGLQHALVGRKWEGSDIPASILEAGELFSKRVRMTRATRQLWEERERFLKFERGYNSDHNDDDDEIEGLDLNELSAEEQEILKAVKAQTKAEEKRKHPVAPESEIDYGPRPELLSERDKQRLAAVEKFYRDALPHLQSLVIVLLRPILLNVTAIVAQQPQQAPPGMGRGNNPGMNGGPSANRQQQELPGQSLPKPPTPELSLEEVDAARTREITSKAMTGILILLLKWLRVSHVLKFEYMTQLLLDSNYVPLVLKLFAHQDVQQVVDSKMDRAENSFFHFCNLLSQSRDKAAADSVQEEDEGDDEEIGESEDEAAPPPIRRRRSPTAQNDDDTDSNSDDHASSTRPEVDELGYPLNQQPTEPITDFSRRNFFSLINYLRVMQKICKNKAHRNLLLVQYKSSTILRKSLKVPQPELRLYTLKLFKNQVPYCGRKWRQSNMRVITAIYLHCRPELKDEWLAGSDVDAEVDAALPLEQALRSLTHWLNLRRYPDKIAPDIRAAMRDEQDFFSRELEKLELNWTDGGGDDGMSELEPGEVW; the protein is encoded by the exons ATGAGCAGCGTCTGGCCTCCGAGGGCCTCTCCGGACGATGCGCAACCTGTTACTCCGATAGAAGATGTAACTGATACAGGCGAAATCGCTGACCTCGCCGGCGAGGCCGAACAGCCCGATCTTCCACCGGTTCCTGCGCCGCCCACAGCAGCACGGCCTCCCCTCGAGCGAAACTCTCTACAAGGCGCCCCTCCAGCCGCGCCTATGGCGCCTCTTCCTTCAAATGACCAGCCTTCGGGGACCGACTCGCTCTCTCTCCAGCAATTGCGCCATATAGTAGCGGAGTTCAATCGCGCCGATCCTGTCGCCTATGATTTTGAGTACACCGACATGGGTCCGCATGCCGAAGAGATAGACGAGTGGTTCAACTATCAGGTACCACAGTGGGTTAGGCTCAGTGCTGCACAGAGAGCTTTTAAGTGGCACTGGCAGCATGAGTCGAGATCTCGGGACTCATGGGATGATGCAGATAACGATACTCGGGCACGGTTTGTCCAAACCGCTATAGCAGGCGTGCAATCCAATGATGCTGCATTACGGTCAGCTTCTATTGGGAAGCTGGTGTATCTGGTTCTGGGCCGTTGGAATGAGACCGCCATGCCGAATGCGACACCAGGGGATAGCCGATCTGTTGCGAGTATTCCGCAGCTGCaggctatcaaggctggAGTCGAGTGTCTTAGCTCTTTGGAAGGGCTGCCCGTGATTTGGGAAGCCCTGCGGAGTAACTTTGAAGTACAGTG GTCAGGGGACCCCTTAGGGCAGCATAACAGCGCCCAAGAAGCTCAGGATGAGCTGATGAATCTTATGACCATCATGTACGTTGCAGTGCAGGAAACTCTCAACGACCCAGAAGACATGTCCTCTACATACGGAAAGCTGT TGGAACTCAACCCCTCGATGGCCGATTACATGTTTACAGCAACTTCGAAATTACGATGGGATGAGCAAAATGCCATGCCCCAAACTCAG ATACTTCTACTGTTTTGGAAATCGATTCTACTTGTTTTTGGTGGAACCAAAGAGCTCGAAGCTATCAAAGACGCTACTAATGAGATGGGAGACAAAGCAGCTGATAAGAAGACCATCACTGCTTCACCCCTGGATTATCACGTTTTCCGACAAGAGATTACCTCAAAATACCCAGCATATGTACCTCCGCGACCAGCCATTCCACTTGAGGCAGATAACACGTCTTTATTACCCCCTCTCTCCAGTCAAGTTTCCAGGAACAACGGTGCTAACGGTATCATTCCCACGCCACCCCAGGTTCACAGTGGAGGAACCTCAATTCTTGACCAACCAGTACACATTGCAACTCCGGCGCCATCACCACCCCCTTCTCCAGCGGTTAACGGAAAGGGAGGCAAGAAACAGAACTATCAAACAAACCAGAATTTCCCATTCATGTACCCTCCCTTAGATGCGTCGAGCAACTTTGCTGGTGGGAAAGGCCCTTCCGGTCTCCAACATGCTCTGGTAGGCCGAAAGTGGGAAGGAAGCGATATTCCCGCTTCCATCCTAGAAGCTGGAGAGTTATTCTCTAAACGAGTCAGGATGACGCGAGCGACTCGCCAGCTTTGGGAAGAGCGCGAGCGATTTCTCAAGTTCGAGCGTGGTTATAATAGTGACcacaatgatgatgacgatgagattGAGGGTCTAGACCTTAATGAGCTTTCGgcagaagagcaagagatTCTGAAGGCGGTAAAAGCGCAGACAAaagcagaggagaagagaaagcatCCCGTCGCTCCTGAATCGGAGATTGACTATGGTCCTCGACCAGAGCTGTTGTCTGAACGAGACAAGCAACggcttgctgctgttgaaaaGTTCTAT CGTGATGCTCTGCCTCACCTCCAATCGCTTGTGATAGTGCTGCTGCGGCCGATTCTTCTTAACGTGACAGCAATCGTCGcacagcagcctcaacaagcACCGCCAGGAATGGGTAGAGGTAACAATCCTGGCATGAACGGCGGTCCTTCGGCGAACAGACAGCAGCAGGAGTTGCCCGGACAAAGCCTCCccaaaccaccaacacctGAATTATCGCTAGAAGAAGTCGACGCCGCCAGGACTCGGGAAATCACATCCAAAGCCATGACTGGTATTCTCATACTCCTTTTGAAATGGCTGAGAGTTTCTC ATGTCCTCAAATTTGAGTATATGACGCAACTTCTACTGGACTCTAACTACGTCCCTCTCgtcctcaagctctttgctCATCAAGATGTCCAGCAAGTGGTCGATAGCAAAATGGACCGCGCTGAAAATAG tttcttccatttctgTAACCTGTTGTCGCAATCTAGAGATAAGGCAGCTGCAGACTCGGtgcaggaagaagatgaaggggaTGACGAAGAGATAGGAGAGAGTGAAGACGAGGCTGCACCCCCGCCAATTAGGAGAAGACGATCACCAACTGCGCAAAACGACGACGACACAGATTCCAACAGCGATGACCACGCTTCTTCAACGAGACCCGAAGTAGACGAGCTTGGCTATCCCCTTAATCAACAACCGACAGAGCCTATCACGGACTTCTCGCGCCgcaacttcttctccctcatTAATTACTTGAGAGTGATGCAAAAGATTTGCAAAAACAAAGCACACCGAAACTTGCTGCTTGTCCAATACAAGTCGTCAACAATACTTAGGAAGTCTCTCAAGGTACCTCAACCAGAATTACGCCTTTACACACTTAAATTGTTCAAGAACCAAGTTCCCTACTGCGGCCGTAAGTGGCGCCAGAGCAACATGCGGGTGATCACGGCGATATATCTGCACTGTCGACCGGAGCTGAAGGACGAATGGCTTGCGGGAAGTGACGTGGATGCCGAAGTCGACGCAGCGCTCCCTCTAGAACAAGCATTGCGCAGCCTAACGCACTGGCTTAACCTTCGTCGGTACCCAGACAAGATTGCACCAGATATCAGAGCTGCTATGCGAGACGAGCAGGACTTTTTCTCTAgagaacttgagaagctggagtTGAATTGGACGGATGGGGGAGGCGACGATGGCATGAGCGAACTAGAGCCGGGTGAGGTCTGGTAA
- a CDS encoding hypothetical protein (EggNog:ENOG41), with the protein MRMVERDEASRMVYHMIIAVISYITFFYNTTFRDTGAADDTSMTLNMIGTVVMNMSGLLLGCLYLFLRSSRSPTGCSDDDIEASQGFRKWGDDQDQEPPTPGSAMLQPLDLPKLAHKAESKEDLTLDDRVEDKVFGARKDFLNRGLKPLRLGSMRNSGGLPSTPKPVRTSSKESIKNFKRSMYSIFPKAEPPKSPILLPTTTYKESTPKKTPALQNLADELLAPPALRLPDKRFRSSGASMLSTATVQIGLRLSNIGDMRPAKPELKLDTNTNQVHNLDCPNSTVRFFPRKTSPLAIAIVDVPGEGTRYKIQDNFDERLSEKELPPVPLSAGMNTPPETTLSSAVYSPQEKTPVSASHNPRAGSASSSTGLKKYGRAKQTCQPSELQGRTRGWQNA; encoded by the exons ATGCGCATGGTTGAGAGGGACGAGGCATCTCGCATGGTTTACCATATGATAATTGCTGTGATATCATAT ATAACTTTCTTCTATAATACGACGTTCCGAGATACAGGAGCAGCAGATGACACGTCAATGACACTGAACATGATCGGAACAGTTGTAATGAACATGTCAGGACTATTGCTTGGCTGTCTGTATCTCTTCTTGCGATCAAGCAGATCCCCAACCGGCTGTTCTGATGACGACATTGAAGCGTCTCAGGGTTTCAGAAAATGGGGTGATGACCAGGATCAAGAGCCTCCAACCCCTGGGTCTGCGATGCTACAGCCTCTTGATCTTCCCAAGCTGGCTCACAAGGCtgaaagcaaagaagatcTGACGCTGGACGACAGAGTGGAAGACAAAGTGTTTGGTGCACGCAAGGACTTCCTCAACCGTGGCCTGAAGCCCCTGCGATTGGGAAGTATGCGTAACTCAGGCGGTCTTCCATCCACACCGAAGCCTGTACGGACATCATCAAAGGAGTCCATAAAAAACTTCAAGAGGAGCATGTACAGCATTTTCCCCAAAGCCGAGCCACCTAAGTCGCCCATCCTTTTGCCGACAACAACCTACAAAGAGTCTACACCCAAGAAAACACCGGCGCTTCAAAATTTAGCTGACGAACTTCTTGCACCTCCTGCCCTCCGTCTTCCAGATAAAAGATTTCGGTCAAGTGGTGCTTCTATGCTCTCAACTGCAACTGTGCAGATTGGTCTGCGCCTTTCCAACATCGGCGATATGCGCCCCGCCAAACCGGAGCTCAAGCTAGACACAAATACAAACCAAGTGCACAACCTTGACTGCCCCAACAGTACAGTAAGGTTCTTCCCAAGAAAAACGAGTCCACTTGCCATTGCCATCGTCGATGTCCCAGGCGAGGGCACTAGGTATAAGATTCAGGACAACTTTGATGAGAGACTATCCGAGAAGGAACTTCCACCAGTTCCTCTCAGCGCGGGTATGAATACTCCGCCGGAGACAACTCTCAGTTCCGCTGTATATAGCCCCCAGGAGAAAACGCCCGTCTCAGCCTCGCATAATCCCAGGGCTGGATCAGCCAGTTCT TCGACAGGGCTCAAGAAGTATGGGAGAGCCAAGCAGACTTGCCAGCCGTCAGAACTCCAGGGTCGTACCAGAGGTTGGCAGAATGCATAG
- a CDS encoding hypothetical protein (EggNog:ENOG41), with protein MATEPSSSLPPDLFDQTTIISLLSTLAIVFVAYAASLRFLPSSSSGVLRFLFIWHLADALCHFLLEGSFLYHCFFSHQPLADDVKTDLFPTPPGFLGYSDRVYGAQSGGDNPFAQLWMVYARADKRWAGVDLGVVSLELLTVFFDGPLAVYVCYCLAKKDPKVSIWMIVLATCELYGGFMTFCPEWLIGSANLDTSNFMYLWVYLFFFNTLWVWIPLWIIWYSVKDISNALNLRQGKKTL; from the exons ATGGCCACAGAACCCTCATCGTCCCTCCCGCCCGACCTTTTCGACCAAACAACAATCATCTCCCTCCTCTCTACGCTCGCAatcgtcttcgtcgcctATGCTGCCTCTTTGCGTTTCTTaccatcctcttcctcggggGTTCTCCGGTTTCTCTTCATATGGCATCTCGCCGATGCCCTGTGTCATTTTCTCCTCGAAGGCAGCTTTTTGTAccactgcttcttctcgcaCCAACCCCTTGCCGATGATGTGAAGACGGACCTGTTCCCAACACCTCCTGGATTCCTAGGTTATAGCGATCGAGTATATGGTGCGCAGTCAGGTGGAGACAACCCGTTTGCCCAGCTATGGATGGTATATGCGAGGGCTGACAAGAGATGGGCTGGTGTCGACTTGGGGGTTGTAAGTCTGGAGTTGTTGACTGTGTTCTTTGATGGGCCTTTAGCTGTTTATGTGTGCTACTGCCTCGCTAAGAAGGATCCCAAGGTCAGCATCTGGATGATTGTCCTGGCTACTTGTGAGCTGTACGGTG GATTCATGACTTTCTGTCCTGAATGGCTCATTGGAAGTGCTAATCTCGACACGAGCAACTTCATGTACCTTTGGGTttacttgttcttcttcaacactcTCTGGGTCTGGATCCCACTTTGGATTATTTGGTATTCAGTCAAGGACATCTCAAATGCCTTGAATCTGCGCCAAGGTAAGAAGACTCTCTAG
- a CDS encoding hypothetical protein (EggNog:ENOG41) yields MDQPSYPYSRYPQDDQEAYDRPAHPEIVSHHGGYPNLKRSFSEAEPPAYQEIVQDLRDDSSKMTASHEHKLLAFKRTQDKHTIVDQQGRMQQLELSAQLHGMFFLSEMPANTSDGSLRQPELTCYRRNLFQISGTLVTPRGQLSVITESGETVAVSNMEVTISAIESVDGNPVRLIVIPWKTPPPNSPETNQTPDQEPQSLPLIPFQDDGTESDGEYAVYPIGWRRLQFRIATANNGRRKELQQHFVLHLKVVGTLANGNKTVLTESTTAPIVVRGRSPRNFQARKEIPLLGSSAGSRGQALVETGVGVVAGPLSAKHQEAKPRGIDAQLPRTAFTFNAPKIPGTQLGPIRSNSYPTWGTPPAQVPLGHIPTSGAESYPAASMGPLAGTASFPAESQGMPIQSSMEPPVPISMTTTGPPQLSIHTTPLGSHDQAMNIPRYVDNPRPLKSPRHMSHPSIRSAGSVANTDASPEYRYAPYAPVSSSSSEVAQPSYNPETSGPPSVPARDYYAPAHTWTSASGEHSTNLAYASTAESRPYPFPHDEYKSTPAGSSPSKTESSQPQGSSVYNGAARGSFDAMHQYSWNGN; encoded by the exons ATGGATCAGCCCTCTTACCCCTACAGCCGATATCCCCAAGACGACCAAGAAGCATACGACAGACCTGCGCACCCAGAAATTGTCTCACATCATGGTGGCTACCCAAACCTGAAGAGATCTTTCTCCGAAGCAGAACCACCTGCTTACCAGGAAATTGTCCAGGATCTCCGTGATGACAGCTCCAAGATGACAGCCAGCCACGAGCACAAGCTCTTGGCCTTCAAGAGAACACAGGATAAACACACCATTGTCGACCAGCAAGGCCGCATGCAACAACTAGAGTTGTCCGCTCAACTCCACGGGATGTTCTTCCTTTCCGAAATGCCTGCGAACACATCGGATGGCTCGCTCAGACAGCCCGAGTTGACCTGTTACCGAAGAAATCTTTTTCAAATCAGCGGCACCCTTGTTACTCCACGAGGTCAACTGTCTGTGATCACCGAATCTGGCGAGACTGTTGCAGTCAGTAACATGGAGGTTACTATTTCTGCCATTGAGTCTGTTGATGGCAACCCGGTCCGATTAATCGTGATTCCGTGGAAAACCCCTCCACCAAACTCACCAGAGACAAACCAAACCCCTGATCAAGAACCGCAGTCTCTGCCCCTAATTCCTTTCCAGGACGATGGGACAGAATCCGATGGTGAATATGCCGTTTATCCTATCGGGTGGCGACGCCTTCAATTTAGGAT TGCAACTGCAAACAATGGTCGTCGAAAGGAGCTTCAGCAACATTTCGTCCTCCATCTCAAAGTCGTTGGAACATTGGCCAATGGTAACAAGACTGTGCTCACGGAATCCACCACGGCGCCCATCGTCGTCAGGGGGCGAAGCCCTCGTAACTTTCAAGCTCGAAAAGAGATCCCTTTGTTAGGATCCAGTGCAGGATCCCGAGGACAAGCCCTTGTGGAAACTGGAGTGGGAGTTGTTGCGGGCCCCCTGAGCGCAAAGCACCAGGAAGCGAAACCAAGAGGCATTGACGCCCAACTCCCGCGGACAGCCTTTACCTTCAACGCGCCAAAGATCCCGGGTACACAATTAGGCCCAATACGATCTAA CTCATATCCAACTTGGGGGACACCGCCAGCCCAGGTTCCCTTGGGTCATATCCCAACCTCTGGCGCAGAGAGTTACCCTGCGGCGTCAATGGGCCCTTTGGCTGGTACGGCTAGTTTCCCTGCTGAATCACAAGGAATGCCCATCCAATCATCGATGGAACCCCCTGTGCCCATATCCATG ACAACGACTGGCCCCCCGCAGTTATCGATACACACCACTCCGCTCGGAAGCCATGATCAGGCCATGAACATCCCTCGTTACGTCGATAACCCAAGGCCGTTGAAAAGCCCACGACACATGAGTCATCCATCGATAAGGAGTGCGGGCTCAGTAGCGAACACCGACGCCTCTCCAGAATATCGATACGCCCCGTATGCCCCCGTGAGCTCGAGTTCTAGCGAGGTTGCACAGCCCAGCTACAACCCAGAAACGTCTGGGCCACCTTCAGTGCCTGCAAGAGACTACTACGCGCCTGCACACACCTGGACATCAGCGTCTGGGGAGCATAGTACGAATCTGGCATATGCCAGCACTGCCGAGTCTCGACCATACCCTTTCCCTCACGACGAGTACAAGAGTACGCCTGCGGGATCGTCGCCATCGAAGACCGAGTCGAGCCAGCCGCAGGGTTCGTCGGTCTACAACGGAGCCGCGAGAGGCTCTTTTGATGCCATGCATCAATATTCCTGGAATGGGAACTAG